From the genome of Lentisphaera araneosa HTCC2155, one region includes:
- a CDS encoding prolyl oligopeptidase family serine peptidase: MNKIKFLALLSYCFASVLMADGEKDNHPDSVRQIPKVGIEVPAKDQAKLNKELSELASLIDSLQTSKFLIAKKLSPDVEIFHRCIKDNLENREFFHINHLAQAHGLIELGKERAKFLLMGKAPWLQETGLVVRGFRSELDGSAQPYGLVIPDNYRPQGEKELRLDIWFHGRGESLSETVFMAKQMKDVGYYSPRNTIVLHPYGRYSNAFKFAGEVDTLEALEHVKTQYRINEELISVRGFSMGGAGCWQFAHLYADRWFAANPGAGFSETPEFLKSFQKETLKPYWWEEKLWRWYDSDDNAINLSHVPLIAYSGELDRQKQAADIMEMALAKEGIELMHIIGPNTKHKIHPDSKKIIEEKMYSLAKAGKDKVPRIINKLTHTLKYNKQYWLTISAMKEHWEPARVRAEIVGNQIDIITSGTRGLKFKMKAGQAPFELNKEVILNIDGQKLIVSKALSDRSWGCEVYQEAGQWQMGSNDAKLKKVHELQGPIDDALMSSFIMVTPSGEAINETIGQWCESEQKRAIKHWRQHFRGHARVKKDTEITEQDIVEHNLILWGDFSSNKVIADILSKIPLKWDKEKVQMGKKTFDAKSHAPILIYTNPLNSQKYIVINSSFTYREYAYLNNARQVPMLPDWAIVDIVSKPELNEMKTRFPGIPKDADFFDENWQLKSRVGRQR; this comes from the coding sequence GTGAATAAAATAAAATTCCTTGCCCTTTTATCTTACTGTTTCGCATCTGTTCTTATGGCCGATGGCGAAAAAGACAACCATCCCGATTCGGTGCGTCAAATCCCTAAGGTCGGCATTGAAGTTCCTGCTAAGGATCAAGCCAAGCTTAACAAAGAGCTCAGTGAGCTGGCCTCATTAATCGATTCCTTACAGACCAGTAAATTTCTTATTGCCAAAAAACTTTCACCCGATGTAGAAATCTTTCATCGTTGCATCAAGGACAATCTCGAGAACCGCGAATTCTTTCATATAAATCATCTGGCACAGGCTCACGGGCTTATTGAGCTAGGAAAAGAGCGTGCTAAGTTTTTACTTATGGGTAAGGCACCTTGGCTACAAGAAACTGGACTCGTTGTACGTGGTTTCCGTAGTGAATTAGATGGGAGCGCTCAACCCTATGGACTAGTGATTCCTGATAACTATCGGCCTCAGGGAGAAAAGGAACTTCGCCTCGATATTTGGTTTCATGGGCGAGGTGAAAGTCTGTCCGAGACAGTCTTTATGGCTAAGCAAATGAAAGATGTGGGCTACTACTCACCACGCAACACTATTGTCTTGCATCCTTATGGTCGTTATAGCAATGCCTTTAAGTTTGCCGGAGAAGTCGATACTTTAGAAGCTTTGGAACATGTAAAAACTCAGTACCGCATTAACGAAGAATTAATTAGTGTGCGTGGCTTTTCCATGGGGGGGGCGGGCTGTTGGCAATTCGCTCACTTATATGCTGATCGCTGGTTTGCAGCTAATCCAGGAGCGGGCTTTTCTGAAACTCCGGAATTTCTGAAATCCTTCCAAAAAGAAACTCTAAAACCTTATTGGTGGGAAGAAAAACTCTGGCGTTGGTATGACTCAGATGATAATGCGATCAATTTATCTCATGTTCCGCTTATCGCCTATAGCGGCGAATTAGATAGGCAAAAGCAAGCGGCGGACATCATGGAGATGGCCTTGGCTAAAGAAGGTATTGAGCTAATGCATATAATTGGTCCAAATACCAAGCATAAGATCCATCCAGATTCAAAAAAAATCATTGAAGAAAAAATGTATAGTCTGGCGAAAGCCGGAAAAGACAAAGTCCCTCGCATAATTAATAAATTGACTCATACACTCAAATATAATAAGCAGTACTGGCTGACGATCAGCGCCATGAAGGAACATTGGGAGCCCGCTCGTGTACGTGCTGAGATTGTGGGCAATCAAATTGACATCATCACATCGGGTACAAGAGGCTTGAAATTTAAAATGAAAGCAGGGCAGGCGCCTTTTGAACTCAATAAAGAAGTGATTTTAAATATTGATGGACAAAAATTAATCGTCTCCAAGGCGCTCTCGGACCGTAGTTGGGGATGTGAGGTTTATCAGGAAGCTGGCCAGTGGCAAATGGGATCAAATGATGCCAAGCTCAAAAAGGTACACGAACTTCAGGGGCCCATCGACGATGCTCTCATGAGCAGCTTTATCATGGTGACGCCAAGTGGTGAAGCCATTAATGAGACTATTGGCCAATGGTGTGAGAGTGAGCAAAAGCGCGCTATAAAGCATTGGCGGCAGCACTTTCGTGGTCATGCCCGTGTGAAAAAGGATACTGAAATTACTGAGCAAGATATAGTTGAGCACAATCTTATATTGTGGGGTGACTTCTCCTCAAATAAAGTCATTGCTGACATTCTTTCCAAAATACCCCTGAAGTGGGATAAGGAAAAAGTACAAATGGGTAAAAAAACTTTTGATGCCAAGAGTCATGCACCGATTCTGATCTACACCAATCCGCTGAATTCGCAAAAATATATTGTCATCAATAGTAGTTTCACCTACCGCGAATACGCCTATTTAAATAATGCCCGCCAAGTCCCCATGTTGCCGGATTGGGCCATTGTGGACATTGTAAGTAAACCCGAACTGAATGAGATGAAAACGCGCTTCCCCGGCATTCCTAAAGATGCCGACTTCTTTGATGAAAACTGGCAACTAAAGAGCAGAGTAGGCAGGCAGAGGTAG
- a CDS encoding DUF1552 domain-containing protein — protein MIHHINRRHFLRGAGALVALPGLESLGYETKSFSRNKKSATPPKRMIFLGFGWGVTNETWYPDLKDTGVDYTLPQGLAPLAKYKKDFTLIQGCSHQYSNEAHWGSTFWLTGANRYAVAGQSFSNTISADQVAAAAFGQETRFTSMQLCSPEKKADGHGMGLSLSWDQRGKPMAGIDSPIKLYHKLFSADDMPLEQRQIVLKEKRSVMDTIFNDAKRLRNGLSKTDSEKLDEYFQGIRDIENRISKDEQWLTVPKQKAPLGAPDKRLKGKDEIKAMYDLIVAALQTDTTRVMTYRQPVKSLLQSIGVKVAPHDMSHYTPGDRMAASQKRDLAQSELLAGLIAKLKATKEADGSSLYDHVSLAYGSNIRSIHHLNNCPTIIAGGGSKLAMGQHLALPKDTPLCNVWLSMLKGSGVKVDRHGDSTGIIKELQV, from the coding sequence ATGATTCATCATATCAACCGTCGCCATTTTTTACGAGGTGCTGGAGCCCTTGTGGCTTTGCCGGGACTCGAGTCTTTGGGCTATGAGACCAAGTCATTTAGTCGCAATAAAAAATCGGCCACGCCACCCAAGCGTATGATCTTTTTGGGTTTCGGGTGGGGAGTCACAAATGAAACTTGGTACCCCGACCTCAAGGATACGGGTGTTGACTACACACTTCCCCAAGGCCTTGCACCCTTAGCCAAGTACAAAAAAGACTTTACACTCATTCAAGGTTGCTCACATCAGTACAGTAATGAAGCCCATTGGGGCAGCACTTTTTGGCTCACGGGGGCGAACCGTTATGCCGTCGCTGGACAATCCTTTTCAAACACTATTTCAGCGGATCAAGTTGCTGCTGCAGCTTTTGGGCAAGAGACCCGTTTCACATCCATGCAATTGTGTAGTCCAGAAAAAAAGGCCGATGGTCATGGTATGGGACTCTCTTTATCTTGGGATCAGCGCGGCAAACCCATGGCGGGAATCGACTCCCCCATAAAGCTCTATCACAAACTCTTCTCAGCTGATGATATGCCCCTGGAACAGCGACAAATCGTCTTAAAAGAAAAACGTAGTGTGATGGATACTATTTTTAATGATGCTAAGCGCTTGCGTAACGGATTAAGTAAAACAGATAGTGAGAAACTAGACGAATACTTTCAGGGAATTCGCGATATAGAAAATCGTATAAGCAAAGATGAACAATGGCTCACTGTACCCAAACAAAAGGCTCCTTTAGGCGCTCCAGACAAGCGTTTGAAAGGCAAAGATGAGATCAAAGCCATGTATGATTTAATTGTGGCAGCTCTACAGACTGACACAACTCGAGTCATGACTTATCGCCAGCCAGTAAAATCACTTTTACAGAGTATTGGAGTTAAAGTGGCTCCCCATGACATGAGTCACTACACGCCAGGTGATCGAATGGCTGCTTCCCAAAAGCGCGATCTAGCTCAAAGTGAATTACTCGCAGGCTTAATTGCTAAACTGAAAGCCACAAAAGAGGCCGATGGTTCTTCTTTATACGACCATGTGAGCCTCGCGTATGGCTCCAATATTCGCTCTATCCATCATCTTAATAATTGTCCTACGATTATTGCCGGTGGTGGTTCTAAGTTGGCTATGGGCCAACATTTAGCTTTACCCAAGGATACACCTCTCTGTAATGTTTGGTTGAGTATGCTCAAGGGCTCAGGTGTAAAAGTAGACCGCCACGGCGATAGCACGGGAATCATCAAAGAACTGCAAGTATGA
- a CDS encoding sialate O-acetylesterase → MKQIILFIVIAMSLILPCFAGDQNNKRITLSGVFKDHAVLQRDCPVPIWGTAFPGQQVSVDFAGQKKTTKADKNGMWLLTLDPLEPSAEGRTLLASNAEGDSIALKDILVGDVWLCAGQSNMRMSLRACLKSKPVADAHKKAGNNLLRLCTIPKSVSDELQTDVDCNWAVATRDTSLPFSAIGYLFGQTIQEELAVPIGVINGSWGGTFIEQWMPSDVVKKRADCKAFNKKVDERRKKDPNSSGPGGHFNGMIGPIMPYGLKGVLWYQGEGNVWGFSTYKHKISTMIADWRRLFKSPKLPFIMTSLAPFGVRKDKPIDSHSSRFAEGLAEVEQSIENAWLITIPDGGMQKDIHPPFKEIPAQRFSAMALAKVYKKAGVYKGPVFKSWEVLGGKALVKFDSVGTGLTSKTLNLDGHEVPKETLLGFEIVDESGVFYPANAVVDDNNSVVLSHPTVKKPIAVRYGWAPFPLCNLYNKENFAAYPFRTDRWHWRTPK, encoded by the coding sequence ATGAAACAAATAATCTTGTTTATAGTCATCGCAATGAGTTTGATCTTGCCCTGTTTCGCAGGAGATCAAAACAATAAAAGGATCACTTTAAGCGGCGTCTTTAAAGACCATGCGGTTCTTCAACGAGACTGTCCTGTACCCATCTGGGGTACAGCATTTCCAGGTCAACAGGTGAGCGTTGATTTTGCTGGACAAAAGAAAACCACGAAGGCAGATAAAAACGGCATGTGGTTATTGACGCTTGATCCTCTTGAGCCTTCTGCAGAAGGCAGAACACTGCTTGCCTCAAATGCTGAGGGTGATTCCATTGCTCTTAAAGATATTCTTGTAGGTGATGTTTGGTTGTGTGCAGGTCAGTCCAATATGAGGATGTCTTTACGTGCTTGTTTAAAGTCTAAACCTGTCGCTGATGCCCATAAAAAAGCAGGTAATAACTTACTGCGTCTCTGTACGATTCCGAAATCGGTCTCGGATGAGCTACAGACGGATGTTGATTGCAATTGGGCTGTGGCAACAAGAGATACCTCACTCCCGTTTTCAGCGATTGGCTATCTATTCGGTCAGACTATTCAAGAAGAACTAGCCGTCCCTATTGGCGTCATTAATGGCAGTTGGGGTGGTACTTTTATCGAGCAGTGGATGCCAAGTGATGTGGTTAAAAAAAGAGCGGACTGCAAAGCCTTTAATAAAAAAGTTGATGAACGGAGGAAGAAAGATCCTAATTCTTCCGGACCAGGCGGTCACTTTAATGGCATGATTGGGCCTATCATGCCCTATGGTTTAAAGGGTGTTTTATGGTACCAGGGTGAGGGTAACGTCTGGGGATTCTCCACCTATAAGCATAAAATATCTACTATGATTGCTGACTGGCGTCGTCTATTTAAATCGCCTAAGCTTCCCTTTATTATGACCTCGCTGGCTCCATTTGGAGTTAGAAAAGATAAGCCGATAGATTCTCATAGTTCCCGCTTTGCCGAGGGATTAGCTGAAGTAGAGCAGAGCATAGAAAATGCTTGGCTTATTACCATACCGGATGGAGGCATGCAAAAAGATATTCATCCACCTTTTAAGGAAATTCCTGCGCAGCGTTTTAGCGCCATGGCATTGGCAAAGGTTTATAAGAAAGCAGGAGTTTATAAAGGGCCTGTTTTTAAGTCATGGGAAGTCCTAGGAGGCAAGGCTCTGGTAAAGTTTGACTCCGTCGGTACTGGCCTCACGAGCAAAACGCTAAATCTAGATGGACATGAAGTTCCTAAAGAAACACTTTTAGGTTTTGAAATAGTCGATGAGAGCGGCGTCTTTTACCCCGCCAATGCTGTCGTTGACGACAATAATAGCGTGGTTCTTTCGCATCCCACAGTCAAAAAGCCTATTGCCGTACGCTATGGTTGGGCTCCTTTTCCCCTGTGTAATCTCTACAATAAAGAAAATTTTGCGGCTTACCCCTTTAGAACAGATCGTTGGCACTGGCGTACCCCCAAGTAA
- a CDS encoding DUF1592 domain-containing protein, with protein MSLWLIIFLCLSAGVQAEKSQAILPEKNFDFLANYCLNCHDDEKQEGKINLEDLDFNIQTLQQAEIWQKVLNAINSGDMPPEDKKQPKNVEKADFLESLSNTMVTARKVLSDSGGKITMRRLNRREYNNTLRELLDVQVDANNLPADGAGHFDTEGASQFISSDQIEQYLKAGRIAIKEAFERHANRNKEPFVYRLEIEDQFNPQLDKALANFEKNHAKFQEYFKQVKASSEAPENKKIMEEIIKRNPRVAKTPWRYLPNEAKHLKGAPRSKDFGLKDEAAAIFGEVIYTEDYKYHRQSRDLPLSDTGSYLMIVKGINRIDIKPPRGMPVGKYKLRVRGGAMADAPGFRKFIEVGHPQKRIPVKRFFEGLPFAYMQMTGTPEQAEIQETTIEIFSHSKKEIAIQERQSANWEDLRRKVYFRDRHRTGIGPVPSLWLDWIELEGPLKQAPSPFDKILIKHQDKPNRAREIIKDFGLLVFRGKMYEDNLKELLAHYEYRRSQGDSFEDALVQALSIILASPSFLYLDEPNDKQGPRQLTDRELVIRLAYFLWSAPPDQTLLDLAQSKKLMNPERLSLEVDRMLADPRAKNFVDGFTHQWLDMERLDFFQFDVLHHREFDDNAKKAAREEVYQTILHLIKNNGRLCDLLSSDYLVVDGLMANHYGIDGVYGQEFRKVKLPEGSPRGGLLGMAAINAMGSNGLETSPVERGAWVLRHLINEPPPPAPANVPQISRLEGKVLTTRQRLTAHQEEPQCASCHRKIDPIGFGLENFDATGKWRTKDKYKNKKWTIDSSGKFHKGPAFKDYFEMKKLIADRGDDFARGFIESLIAYSLGRSYAFTDDTMAEDLLAVAKKEDYRINSIIHALVQGREFQQK; from the coding sequence TTGTCTTTATGGCTAATCATATTTTTATGTCTTAGTGCTGGCGTTCAGGCTGAAAAGAGTCAAGCGATTTTACCAGAGAAAAACTTTGACTTTTTAGCTAATTATTGCCTTAACTGTCACGATGACGAAAAGCAAGAGGGTAAAATCAATCTTGAAGATCTGGACTTCAATATTCAGACACTTCAGCAAGCCGAAATCTGGCAGAAGGTTCTCAATGCGATTAATTCAGGGGATATGCCCCCAGAAGATAAAAAACAGCCCAAGAATGTAGAAAAAGCGGACTTCTTGGAAAGCCTGTCCAACACCATGGTGACAGCTCGCAAAGTACTGTCTGATTCTGGTGGTAAAATCACTATGCGTCGCCTCAACCGCCGCGAGTACAACAATACGCTACGAGAACTTTTAGATGTACAGGTAGACGCAAATAATCTCCCAGCAGATGGAGCGGGTCATTTCGATACTGAGGGAGCTTCACAATTTATTTCCAGTGATCAAATCGAGCAGTACCTCAAAGCAGGGCGTATAGCAATTAAAGAAGCTTTTGAACGCCATGCCAACAGAAATAAAGAACCATTTGTTTATCGCTTAGAAATTGAGGACCAGTTTAATCCCCAGCTGGATAAAGCTCTTGCTAACTTTGAAAAAAATCACGCCAAATTTCAAGAGTACTTTAAACAAGTAAAAGCCTCTTCAGAAGCTCCTGAAAATAAAAAGATTATGGAAGAAATTATTAAGAGGAACCCCAGAGTTGCAAAAACCCCTTGGCGCTATTTACCCAATGAGGCAAAGCACTTGAAAGGCGCTCCTAGATCAAAAGACTTTGGATTAAAAGATGAGGCCGCCGCTATTTTTGGTGAGGTGATTTACACTGAAGATTACAAATATCATAGACAAAGTAGGGACCTGCCATTGAGTGACACCGGCAGTTACCTAATGATTGTTAAGGGGATTAATCGTATCGATATTAAACCACCCAGGGGCATGCCCGTGGGTAAGTATAAACTTCGCGTGCGGGGTGGAGCTATGGCCGATGCGCCAGGTTTTAGAAAGTTCATTGAGGTAGGGCACCCCCAAAAGAGAATTCCGGTTAAACGCTTTTTTGAAGGCCTGCCTTTTGCCTACATGCAAATGACGGGAACTCCCGAACAAGCGGAAATTCAGGAAACCACGATTGAAATCTTTAGCCATTCCAAAAAAGAAATTGCAATCCAGGAACGACAATCAGCCAATTGGGAAGATTTGCGTAGAAAGGTCTATTTTCGTGATAGGCACCGCACTGGCATTGGCCCCGTGCCATCTCTCTGGCTCGACTGGATAGAATTGGAAGGCCCCTTAAAGCAAGCCCCCAGTCCTTTTGATAAAATCCTCATAAAGCATCAAGACAAGCCCAATCGCGCCAGAGAAATCATTAAGGATTTTGGCCTCCTGGTATTTCGTGGCAAAATGTACGAAGACAATTTAAAAGAATTACTTGCCCATTATGAATATCGCCGCAGTCAAGGTGACTCTTTTGAAGATGCCCTCGTTCAAGCCTTGAGTATCATTTTAGCTTCACCTAGTTTCCTTTATCTCGATGAACCCAATGATAAGCAAGGGCCACGCCAACTCACAGATCGCGAATTAGTTATACGCTTAGCCTATTTCTTGTGGAGTGCACCACCAGATCAGACACTCTTAGATCTGGCTCAATCTAAAAAACTGATGAATCCCGAGCGATTAAGCCTCGAAGTTGATCGTATGTTAGCTGATCCACGTGCGAAAAATTTTGTGGATGGCTTTACTCATCAGTGGTTGGATATGGAGCGCTTAGACTTCTTTCAATTTGATGTCTTACATCACCGTGAATTTGATGACAATGCCAAAAAAGCAGCTCGTGAGGAAGTTTATCAAACTATCCTTCACCTGATAAAAAATAATGGTCGACTATGCGATTTATTGAGTAGTGATTATCTTGTGGTTGATGGCTTGATGGCCAATCATTATGGTATTGATGGTGTATACGGCCAGGAATTCCGCAAAGTGAAACTACCCGAAGGCTCGCCTCGTGGTGGTTTACTCGGCATGGCCGCAATAAATGCCATGGGCAGTAATGGTTTGGAAACCAGTCCAGTGGAACGCGGTGCTTGGGTTCTGCGTCACCTCATTAATGAACCCCCACCACCCGCGCCAGCAAACGTACCGCAAATCTCTCGCTTAGAAGGTAAAGTCTTGACTACTCGTCAACGATTAACGGCTCACCAAGAAGAGCCGCAATGTGCCAGCTGTCACCGCAAAATTGATCCCATTGGTTTTGGCTTAGAGAATTTTGATGCTACAGGCAAATGGCGCACTAAAGATAAGTATAAAAATAAGAAATGGACTATTGATTCCTCTGGCAAGTTCCACAAGGGGCCGGCTTTTAAAGATTATTTTGAAATGAAAAAGCTTATTGCCGATAGGGGGGATGACTTCGCCCGTGGTTTTATTGAGTCACTGATTGCTTACTCATTGGGACGATCCTATGCCTTTACAGATGATACTATGGCTGAGGATTTATTAGCCGTCGCCAAAAAAGAGGACTATAGGATCAACTCCATCATTCACGCTCTCGTTCAAGGACGTGAATTTCAGCAGAAATAA
- a CDS encoding right-handed parallel beta-helix repeat-containing protein, whose translation MEKMCTRRNYLMRLLSKKIIVLMSLVFSSLFIYAEEATFYVSLDGDDKNLGSKTQAFRTLERAQKAIQNLRAIPVGGAKVILRGGIYQRSTSFKLTEADSGRGGATVTYMSAPGELATLFGGRILKREWFSPVTKPAVLKRLISAKAQTKLLKCNLKAHAISEYGALKRRGFSLPTPQPPLQLFVNGKQMTLARYPNEGHMRIAKVLDMGPKRNDKNFNKQGGIFTYSDKRPGLWGTEQDIWLNGVFSKDWEWSFNKVARIEEKTAKITLAYGEVSGLLNWKKDFFYAENILEEIDMPGEYFIDRNEGILYILPPADFDNAHIAVSTLRQSMVELDGAEYLSFQGIRFDTSRKSAIEGKGKAIGIKSCEIARHGISAIRLKGEGHMIESCDIYQIGGTAISLDGGDWETLKASGCVVENTHIHHWGEWQRVYCPGVTLRGVGHVVRHSEFDNFPHNAIEIRGNDHLIEYNLFHNGPSDFKDMGVIYGNMGTKPHHRGTIIRRNFFRAVASEKPKQNAVYPDNGTMGWLIEENIFYKTGNTGPKPMGAIMTNGGSYLTIRNNMFIDCASTFIQSYFLATWNKKAVKSYEKKWLALMESYNFDTMPHGRRYPGLVNLLEEDRIQPDSCVFERNLIWNPSVPLKHEGFFTTKGGPTNLVKARANHIAKKDPGFINWKAGEFSLRKDAPVLKSIPGFKLIPFEKIGRKGPVGPSSRP comes from the coding sequence ATGGAAAAAATGTGTACAAGAAGAAATTATTTAATGAGGCTTTTGTCGAAAAAGATCATCGTCTTGATGAGCTTGGTCTTTTCAAGCTTATTCATTTACGCAGAAGAGGCTACATTTTATGTCTCACTAGATGGTGATGATAAAAATCTTGGCAGTAAAACTCAAGCATTTAGAACCTTAGAAAGGGCTCAGAAGGCCATTCAAAATTTAAGGGCGATCCCTGTGGGAGGAGCAAAAGTAATCCTGCGTGGGGGAATTTATCAACGAAGTACAAGTTTTAAACTTACGGAAGCAGATTCCGGAAGAGGTGGGGCAACCGTAACATATATGTCTGCTCCAGGTGAGCTTGCCACACTTTTTGGTGGTCGTATTCTGAAGCGTGAATGGTTTAGTCCTGTAACTAAGCCCGCAGTATTGAAGCGGCTAATCAGTGCCAAGGCCCAAACAAAGCTACTCAAGTGTAATCTCAAAGCACATGCTATTAGCGAGTATGGAGCATTAAAACGTCGAGGTTTTTCGCTACCAACGCCACAGCCTCCTTTGCAGTTGTTTGTCAATGGTAAGCAAATGACTCTTGCTCGTTACCCCAATGAAGGCCATATGAGAATTGCAAAAGTATTGGATATGGGACCTAAGCGCAATGATAAAAATTTCAACAAGCAAGGGGGGATATTTACCTACAGTGACAAGCGTCCTGGTCTATGGGGTACAGAACAGGATATATGGCTCAATGGGGTGTTCAGTAAAGATTGGGAGTGGTCTTTCAACAAAGTGGCGAGGATTGAAGAAAAAACGGCAAAAATAACACTGGCCTACGGTGAAGTAAGTGGACTTTTAAACTGGAAAAAAGATTTTTTTTACGCTGAAAATATACTGGAAGAAATAGATATGCCAGGTGAATATTTTATCGATCGCAATGAAGGAATTCTTTACATCTTGCCACCAGCAGATTTCGACAATGCACACATCGCGGTATCTACACTTAGGCAGAGCATGGTGGAGCTAGATGGCGCTGAGTATCTAAGTTTTCAAGGTATACGTTTTGACACCTCACGCAAATCCGCAATTGAGGGCAAGGGTAAAGCTATAGGGATAAAATCATGTGAAATTGCCCGTCATGGTATCAGTGCAATACGCTTGAAAGGTGAAGGACATATGATTGAATCCTGTGATATTTATCAGATTGGGGGGACTGCTATAAGCCTTGATGGTGGTGACTGGGAAACATTAAAAGCAAGTGGATGTGTTGTTGAAAATACTCATATTCACCACTGGGGTGAATGGCAGCGAGTTTATTGCCCAGGAGTCACTTTACGTGGGGTGGGGCATGTGGTGCGGCACTCGGAGTTCGATAATTTCCCTCATAACGCAATAGAAATCCGAGGCAACGATCATTTGATTGAGTACAACCTTTTCCACAATGGCCCCAGTGACTTCAAGGATATGGGCGTGATTTACGGAAATATGGGAACAAAACCCCATCATCGAGGAACTATAATCCGTAGGAATTTCTTCCGAGCTGTAGCCTCAGAAAAACCCAAGCAGAATGCCGTGTATCCGGACAATGGAACCATGGGGTGGTTAATTGAAGAAAACATCTTCTACAAGACTGGAAATACGGGTCCAAAGCCCATGGGCGCAATCATGACTAATGGTGGATCTTATTTAACTATTAGGAATAACATGTTTATCGATTGTGCTTCAACATTTATACAAAGTTATTTTCTGGCAACATGGAATAAAAAAGCTGTAAAAAGCTATGAAAAAAAATGGTTGGCTCTAATGGAAAGCTATAATTTCGACACAATGCCACATGGAAGACGTTACCCTGGCTTAGTTAACTTGTTAGAGGAAGACCGCATTCAACCCGATAGCTGTGTGTTTGAGCGGAATCTAATATGGAATCCAAGTGTGCCCTTAAAACACGAGGGTTTCTTCACAACGAAAGGAGGTCCAACAAATCTTGTAAAAGCACGGGCTAATCACATTGCTAAGAAAGATCCTGGATTTATCAACTGGAAAGCTGGTGAGTTTTCATTGCGAAAGGATGCTCCAGTACTAAAATCCATCCCTGGTTTCAAGCTCATTCCCTTTGAAAAGATCGGGCGAAAGGGGCCAGTCGGCCCAAGCTCAAGACCATAA